A window of the Euzebya pacifica genome harbors these coding sequences:
- a CDS encoding Ppx/GppA phosphatase family protein, with product MSPLSGERAGDDRAGDDRAGDVVAAVDIGTNSVRLLAARPTADGGMEPLDRQLRITRLGAGVDRTGQLDPAAVDRTIAALADYHDRWVALGAMRVRITATSAVRDASNAGQFRDAVVATTGVAPEVLSGDQEAALAFDGAVSGLGDVEGPVVVLDIGGGSTELVRGTDHVLASTSRQLGSVRLTERHLHDDPPSPSQVQAARATVAEQMEEVARLVAPQPGDVLVGTAGTVTTLAAVHLGLGEWRDGAVHGVRLSAATVADLALRLCAMPTAERVSRLRVEPGRADVIAAGALILDGVLDRFGFAEVVVSETDILDGIARSLY from the coding sequence GTGAGCCCCCTGTCCGGCGAGCGGGCCGGGGACGACCGCGCCGGGGACGACCGCGCTGGAGACGTCGTCGCTGCCGTCGACATCGGGACCAACTCCGTCCGGTTGCTCGCTGCCCGGCCCACCGCGGACGGGGGCATGGAGCCCCTCGACCGGCAGCTGCGCATCACCCGGCTGGGCGCCGGGGTGGACCGCACCGGCCAGCTGGACCCGGCCGCCGTGGACCGCACGATCGCGGCGCTGGCGGACTACCACGACCGCTGGGTGGCCCTCGGGGCGATGCGGGTCCGCATCACCGCCACGTCGGCCGTGCGTGATGCCTCCAACGCCGGGCAGTTCCGCGACGCCGTGGTCGCCACCACCGGCGTGGCACCGGAGGTCCTCAGCGGGGACCAGGAAGCCGCGCTGGCCTTCGACGGTGCCGTCTCGGGCTTGGGTGACGTCGAGGGGCCGGTGGTCGTCCTCGACATCGGCGGCGGCTCGACCGAGCTCGTCCGTGGCACCGACCACGTCCTGGCCTCGACGTCTCGCCAGCTGGGCTCGGTCCGGCTGACCGAACGGCACCTGCACGACGACCCGCCCTCCCCCTCACAGGTCCAGGCGGCCCGCGCGACGGTCGCCGAGCAGATGGAGGAGGTCGCGCGGTTGGTCGCCCCACAGCCGGGCGACGTGCTGGTCGGCACGGCCGGCACCGTGACCACCCTGGCCGCGGTGCACCTGGGGCTGGGGGAGTGGCGTGACGGGGCCGTCCACGGCGTTCGCCTGTCTGCCGCCACCGTGGCCGACCTGGCCCTGCGGCTGTGCGCCATGCCGACGGCCGAGCGCGTGTCCCGGCTGCGGGTCGAACCGGGCCGAGCCGACGTCATCGCCGCCGGCGCCCTGATCCTGGACGGGGTCCTCGACCGGTTCGGGTTCGCCGAGGTCGTCGTCAGCGAAACCGACATCCTCGACGGCATCGCCCGCTCCCTGTACTAG
- a CDS encoding DUF501 domain-containing protein: MEPTDPVPDLPSPTVDALTVAADASYEAQAARPLMDADDRALGEQMIGRPLRGRSAAAVRCGWGLPAVMRVDPVLATGTPFPTVFWLACPLASSRIGTIEGSGVMADLNGRLADDEDLREEYAAAGGRYVAFRNALGERVPSDPAAGGMPERVKCLHSLYGHHLATDDNPIGAWVAGQLEPMGCPKPCATLPDEHPAE, encoded by the coding sequence ATGGAGCCCACCGACCCCGTCCCGGACCTGCCGTCACCCACCGTCGACGCGCTGACCGTCGCCGCTGACGCCTCCTACGAGGCCCAGGCCGCACGGCCGCTGATGGACGCCGACGACCGTGCCCTGGGTGAGCAGATGATCGGCCGTCCGCTGCGTGGCCGTTCGGCGGCCGCGGTGCGCTGCGGGTGGGGACTCCCGGCGGTCATGCGGGTCGACCCCGTCCTCGCGACCGGCACCCCGTTCCCCACGGTGTTCTGGCTGGCCTGCCCGTTGGCCAGCTCGCGTATCGGCACCATCGAGGGGTCCGGCGTGATGGCCGACCTGAACGGCCGCCTCGCCGACGACGAGGACCTGCGCGAGGAGTACGCCGCCGCTGGCGGACGCTACGTCGCCTTCCGCAACGCGCTGGGCGAACGCGTCCCGAGCGACCCGGCGGCCGGCGGGATGCCCGAGCGGGTCAAGTGCCTGCACAGCCTCTACGGCCACCACTTGGCGACCGACGACAACCCGATCGGCGCGTGGGTCGCCGGCCAGCTCGAGCCGATGGGTTGTCCCAAGCCCTGCGCGACGCTGCCCGACGAGCACCCGGCGGAGTGA
- a CDS encoding GNAT family N-acetyltransferase gives MVPLTVVERSFDQLDAASLLAVLRLRIDVFVVEQACAYPEVDGRDDQPGTRHLWLADPDGRIASYLRVLDDGDVQRIGRVVTAPWARGRGLAGRLLVETLRRHPRETVLDAQSHLTAFYAAHGFEVDGPEFVEDGIPHVPMRRPAT, from the coding sequence GTGGTTCCGCTGACCGTCGTCGAGCGGTCCTTCGACCAGCTCGACGCGGCGTCGCTGCTGGCCGTCCTGCGCCTGCGCATCGACGTGTTCGTGGTCGAGCAGGCCTGCGCCTATCCCGAGGTGGACGGCCGCGACGACCAACCCGGCACCAGACACCTGTGGCTGGCCGACCCCGATGGCCGCATCGCCTCCTACCTGCGCGTGCTCGACGACGGCGACGTGCAGCGGATCGGTCGGGTCGTGACCGCCCCATGGGCACGCGGCCGGGGCCTCGCCGGCAGGCTGCTCGTGGAGACCCTCCGCCGCCACCCGCGCGAGACGGTGCTGGACGCCCAGTCCCACCTGACGGCGTTCTATGCCGCCCACGGCTTCGAGGTCGACGGCCCGGAGTTCGTCGAGGACGGCATCCCGCACGTCCCCATGCGTCGACCGGCCACCTGA
- a CDS encoding septum formation initiator family protein has product MAEPARSRSTGRSQRPAGRRAPASGKAAAKRKAPAKGRASAKRTAPAKGRAKGGAKGRASAKRTAPAKRPVAQRRPTLRLALGGLVAIVVLLGAMAVGPYADYTAARGRVDTLTDEQLGLLEAVDSLESERTRLEDPVSLEEEARSQLGMTRPGEIPYIVVNPPTEPPVEPDAPAVAPEPPLIERVLETVSAWFR; this is encoded by the coding sequence ATGGCAGAGCCCGCCCGATCCCGCTCCACCGGCCGGTCCCAGCGACCGGCCGGTCGTCGCGCGCCCGCATCCGGCAAGGCAGCGGCCAAGCGGAAGGCCCCGGCCAAGGGCCGAGCGTCGGCCAAGCGGACGGCCCCGGCGAAGGGCCGGGCGAAGGGCGGGGCGAAGGGCCGGGCGTCGGCCAAGCGCACGGCGCCGGCCAAGCGTCCGGTGGCCCAGCGGCGGCCGACGCTGCGCCTGGCGCTGGGCGGGCTGGTGGCCATCGTCGTCCTGCTGGGCGCGATGGCGGTGGGGCCCTACGCCGACTACACGGCCGCCCGCGGACGCGTGGACACCCTCACCGACGAACAGCTCGGCCTGCTCGAGGCGGTCGACTCCCTGGAGTCCGAGCGCACCCGGCTGGAGGACCCCGTGTCGCTGGAGGAGGAAGCCCGCAGCCAGCTCGGCATGACCCGCCCCGGGGAGATCCCCTACATCGTGGTCAACCCACCGACCGAACCGCCGGTCGAGCCCGACGCGCCAGCCGTTGCCCCGGAGCCTCCGCTGATCGAGCGCGTGCTCGAGACCGTGAGCGCGTGGTTCCGCTGA
- the eno gene encoding phosphopyruvate hydratase: MEIIDVAAREILDSRGNPTVEVEVLLEDGSTGRAGVPSGASTGAFEAVELRDGGDRYGGKGVLQAVANVNEQIRPLLVGYDATDQRDIDDALLDLDGTANKGEIGANAILGASLAVAKAAAVSRGLPLYAYLGGPNAHVLPVPMMNIINGGSHAESSVDFQEFMIAPVGAPTFAEALRMGTEVYHQLKKVLSGRGLNTALGDEGGFAPDLPSVDAALDLIADAIGNAGYTVGEDVAMAMDVASSEFYSDGVYRLDGQDRSLSSGEMVELLADLVDRYPIVSIEDGMDEDDWDGWKALYDAVGDRCQLVGDDLFVTNVERLSKGIELDCANSVLVKVNQIGTLTETLDTMEMAHRNGWTCMVSHRSGETEDVTIADLAVAVNAGQIKTGAPARSDRVAKYNQLLRIEGMLGDAARYAGASAFKQRR, translated from the coding sequence ATGGAGATCATCGACGTCGCAGCCAGGGAGATCCTGGACTCACGCGGCAACCCGACAGTCGAAGTAGAGGTGCTGCTCGAGGACGGGAGCACCGGCCGGGCGGGTGTGCCCAGCGGCGCGTCCACCGGTGCGTTCGAGGCCGTGGAGCTTCGTGACGGCGGTGACCGCTACGGCGGCAAGGGCGTCCTGCAGGCCGTCGCCAACGTCAACGAGCAGATCCGTCCGCTGCTGGTCGGCTACGACGCGACCGACCAGCGCGACATCGACGACGCCCTGCTCGACCTCGACGGGACCGCCAACAAGGGCGAGATCGGCGCCAACGCCATCCTCGGTGCCAGCCTCGCCGTCGCCAAGGCCGCTGCCGTGTCCCGTGGCCTGCCGCTGTACGCCTACCTGGGCGGACCCAACGCCCACGTCCTGCCGGTGCCGATGATGAACATCATCAACGGCGGTTCCCACGCCGAGTCGTCGGTGGACTTCCAGGAGTTCATGATCGCGCCGGTCGGTGCACCGACCTTCGCCGAGGCCCTCCGCATGGGCACCGAGGTCTACCACCAGCTCAAGAAGGTGCTGTCGGGCCGCGGCCTGAACACCGCGCTCGGGGACGAGGGCGGCTTCGCCCCCGACCTCCCGTCGGTGGACGCTGCCCTCGACCTGATCGCCGACGCGATCGGCAACGCCGGCTACACCGTGGGCGAGGACGTGGCCATGGCCATGGACGTGGCCAGCAGCGAGTTCTACTCCGACGGGGTGTACCGCCTGGACGGGCAGGACCGCTCGCTGTCGTCGGGCGAGATGGTCGAGCTGCTGGCCGACCTCGTCGACCGCTACCCGATCGTCTCGATCGAGGACGGCATGGACGAGGACGACTGGGACGGCTGGAAGGCCCTGTACGACGCCGTCGGCGACCGCTGCCAGCTGGTCGGCGACGACCTGTTCGTCACCAACGTCGAGCGCCTCTCCAAGGGCATCGAGCTGGACTGCGCCAACAGCGTCCTGGTGAAGGTCAACCAGATCGGCACGTTGACCGAGACCCTCGACACCATGGAGATGGCCCACCGCAACGGCTGGACCTGCATGGTCAGCCACCGCTCGGGCGAGACCGAGGATGTCACCATCGCCGACCTGGCTGTCGCCGTGAACGCCGGGCAGATCAAGACCGGCGCACCGGCGCGGTCGGACCGTGTCGCCAAGTACAACCAGCTGTTGCGCATCGAGGGGATGCTCGGCGACGCCGCCCGTTACGCGGGGGCGAGCGCCTTCAAGCAGCGCCGATAG
- a CDS encoding LacI family DNA-binding transcriptional regulator, translating into MNATIGDVAARAGVSVATVSRALRGLPNVAGSTRERVLRAAAELDYVVNPNASRLAAGRNLTVAAVVPHMQGWYFQAVLAGAQSVLEGQGYDMLLYSLPTPAARERFLTLLPFRKRVDGVLLIDIPLTDPEQRMLAGLGTDIVSVGERGAHYPGVSIDNVSAGRTATEYLLDLGHRRVGLVGGLLEDPMRFRVGRDRREGWLRALQEHGVVPDPSWEFYGDFRLIDGVRGMDTLFSAHPDLTAVFCMSDEMAIGALRAIKERGLRCPEDVSVVGFDDHEVSSYMGLTTVSQPMHLLGRTAGEILLSLARGEDIGHYPRHLPTSLVVRETAAPLAQHPR; encoded by the coding sequence ATGAACGCCACAATCGGAGATGTAGCCGCGAGGGCCGGCGTGTCGGTCGCGACCGTGAGCCGTGCCCTCAGGGGCCTGCCGAACGTCGCGGGGTCGACCCGCGAGCGAGTGCTGCGCGCAGCGGCGGAGCTGGACTACGTCGTCAACCCCAACGCGTCCAGGCTGGCGGCCGGGCGCAACCTCACCGTGGCGGCGGTCGTCCCGCACATGCAGGGCTGGTACTTCCAGGCCGTGCTCGCCGGTGCCCAGTCGGTGCTGGAGGGGCAGGGCTACGACATGCTGCTGTACTCCCTGCCCACCCCGGCGGCCCGTGAGCGCTTCCTGACCCTCCTGCCGTTCCGCAAGCGTGTCGACGGGGTCCTGCTCATCGACATCCCCCTGACCGACCCCGAGCAGCGCATGCTCGCGGGCCTCGGTACCGACATCGTCAGCGTGGGCGAACGAGGGGCCCATTACCCGGGCGTGTCCATCGACAACGTGTCGGCCGGCCGAACCGCCACCGAGTACCTGCTGGACCTCGGCCACCGCCGTGTCGGCCTGGTCGGTGGCCTCCTGGAGGACCCGATGCGCTTCCGGGTCGGACGGGACCGACGGGAGGGCTGGCTGCGGGCCCTGCAGGAACACGGCGTCGTGCCCGACCCGTCCTGGGAGTTCTACGGCGACTTCCGCCTCATCGACGGGGTACGCGGCATGGACACGTTGTTCTCGGCCCACCCGGACCTGACGGCGGTCTTCTGCATGTCCGACGAGATGGCCATCGGGGCCCTGCGGGCGATCAAGGAGCGCGGCCTCCGCTGTCCCGAGGACGTGTCGGTCGTGGGCTTCGACGACCACGAGGTGTCCTCCTACATGGGGTTGACGACGGTCTCGCAGCCCATGCACCTGCTGGGCCGGACCGCCGGCGAGATCCTGCTGTCGCTGGCCCGGGGCGAGGACATCGGGCACTATCCGCGCCACCTGCCCACGTCGCTGGTGGTCCGAGAGACCGCCGCGCCGCTGGCGCAGCACCCCCGCTGA
- the mazG gene encoding nucleoside triphosphate pyrophosphohydrolase: MDDTTAAPMPRLVLVDTVDQLPGLLPLHAFQALRSCDLIVLSGPDHPLASHLDMAEERYETVPTDVGERAMGRAEMLGGLSLVDKARATWVLDRAKAVGSVGYVLGPDDTDAFTSSLGMEAAREAVEVEVVYFGLAPKGIKVLDLVKVQERLLAPDGCPWDAEQTHGSLAPYAIEEAHELAEAIAEGDPTGIAEELGDVLMQVTFHAELSEAFDIDAVAQGITDKLVRRHPHVFADVVADDAETVVANWEDIKAEEKPERTGPFDGVPSGLPAVASAAKVQSRAERLGFAWPDVNAAAEQVAEELEEVLDAEDDTRRAEEIGDLLFAVVSMARAAGTDPEQALRGAVGRFRSRFERTVDTLATEGVDPAGLTEDDWRERWTAARDAE, translated from the coding sequence ATGGACGACACCACCGCCGCCCCCATGCCCCGCCTGGTCCTGGTCGACACCGTCGACCAGCTGCCGGGCCTCCTGCCGCTGCACGCGTTCCAGGCGCTGCGCAGCTGTGACCTGATCGTGCTGTCCGGTCCCGACCATCCGCTGGCCAGCCATCTGGACATGGCGGAGGAGCGCTACGAGACCGTGCCGACCGACGTCGGCGAACGCGCCATGGGACGCGCGGAGATGCTCGGCGGCCTGTCGCTGGTCGACAAGGCCCGCGCCACCTGGGTGCTGGACAGGGCGAAGGCCGTCGGGTCAGTCGGCTACGTCCTGGGTCCCGACGACACCGATGCCTTCACCAGCTCTCTGGGCATGGAGGCCGCCCGTGAGGCGGTCGAGGTCGAGGTCGTCTACTTCGGCCTGGCCCCGAAGGGCATCAAGGTCCTGGACCTCGTCAAGGTGCAGGAGCGGCTGCTGGCCCCCGACGGGTGCCCCTGGGACGCCGAGCAGACCCACGGCTCCCTTGCCCCCTACGCCATCGAGGAAGCCCACGAGCTGGCCGAGGCCATCGCCGAGGGCGACCCCACCGGCATCGCCGAGGAGCTCGGTGACGTGCTCATGCAGGTCACCTTCCACGCCGAGCTGTCCGAGGCGTTCGACATCGACGCCGTGGCCCAGGGCATCACCGACAAGCTGGTCCGCCGCCACCCCCATGTCTTCGCCGATGTCGTGGCCGACGACGCCGAGACCGTCGTCGCCAACTGGGAGGACATCAAGGCCGAGGAGAAGCCGGAACGAACCGGACCCTTCGACGGGGTGCCGAGTGGCCTGCCGGCGGTCGCGTCCGCCGCCAAGGTCCAGTCACGCGCCGAACGCCTCGGTTTCGCATGGCCCGACGTCAACGCTGCTGCCGAACAGGTCGCCGAGGAGCTCGAGGAGGTCCTCGACGCCGAGGACGACACCCGTCGCGCCGAGGAGATCGGTGACCTGCTCTTCGCGGTCGTCTCCATGGCCCGTGCCGCGGGCACCGACCCCGAACAGGCATTGCGGGGCGCCGTCGGCCGGTTCCGCAGCCGGTTCGAACGGACCGTCGACACGCTGGCAACGGAGGGTGTGGACCCAGCGGGCCTGACGGAGGACGACTGGCGGGAGCGCTGGACCGCAGCGCGTGACGCCGAGTAG
- a CDS encoding peptidylprolyl isomerase, with protein sequence MPRLLPLLLVLGLLATACGQTVGNPGVAAAVGDRNIEVSLVQDRFLQRADSAAYAETVAQLGEAEAEIQERSRILGQFIVEALLESALDQRDLDLPTEEDVQAELQGIIDQFPDEATFETELAAAGLTLEGLTEQVRLQTLAQAIEADIAAGVEVTDEEIEALYEQQVALPEVAHILVETEEEALDVIAELEDGADFETLALERSLDTGSAQQGGVVGQLTPGAFVEPFELAAAALEPGEISDPVETQFGWHVIRTSAPPELDDELRAQIEESLQQQGSQQAMQEFMIGLSNVEEVTVNPRFGRWDGAQQIVVAGDPLGELEPVAGAAPEGLQDLPALPPTEQPG encoded by the coding sequence ATGCCTCGACTCCTCCCCCTCCTGCTCGTCCTCGGCCTGCTGGCCACCGCCTGCGGGCAGACCGTCGGCAACCCCGGCGTCGCCGCCGCCGTCGGCGACCGCAACATCGAGGTGTCGCTGGTCCAGGACCGCTTCCTCCAGCGCGCCGACTCCGCCGCCTACGCCGAGACCGTCGCCCAGCTGGGCGAGGCCGAAGCCGAGATCCAGGAGCGCTCCCGCATCCTCGGCCAGTTCATCGTCGAGGCCCTGCTGGAGTCCGCGCTGGACCAGCGTGACCTGGACCTGCCGACGGAGGAGGACGTGCAGGCCGAGCTGCAGGGCATCATCGACCAGTTCCCCGACGAGGCGACGTTCGAGACCGAGCTGGCCGCAGCCGGGCTGACGCTGGAGGGCCTCACCGAGCAGGTCCGCCTGCAGACCCTCGCCCAGGCCATCGAGGCCGACATCGCGGCTGGCGTCGAGGTCACCGACGAGGAGATCGAAGCGCTCTACGAGCAGCAGGTCGCCCTTCCGGAGGTCGCCCACATCCTCGTCGAGACCGAGGAGGAGGCGCTGGACGTCATCGCCGAGCTCGAGGACGGCGCGGACTTCGAGACCCTCGCGCTGGAACGGTCCCTCGACACCGGCAGCGCCCAGCAGGGCGGCGTGGTCGGCCAGCTGACCCCCGGCGCCTTCGTCGAACCGTTCGAGCTGGCCGCTGCGGCGCTCGAACCGGGCGAGATCAGCGACCCGGTCGAGACCCAGTTCGGCTGGCACGTCATCAGGACGTCCGCCCCGCCGGAGCTGGACGACGAGCTGCGCGCCCAGATCGAGGAGAGCCTGCAGCAGCAGGGCAGCCAGCAGGCCATGCAGGAGTTCATGATCGGCCTCAGCAACGTCGAGGAGGTCACCGTCAACCCGCGCTTCGGTCGCTGGGACGGGGCACAGCAGATCGTCGTTGCCGGTGACCCGCTGGGCGAGCTCGAGCCCGTCGCCGGTGCGGCACCCGAGGGGCTGCAGGACCTGCCTGCGCTGCCGCCGACCGAGCAGCCCGGCTAG
- the mfd gene encoding transcription-repair coupling factor yields MSAAPLPATDVRGPLASLLSRAGEDFDDLAFTSEATVSPPLRPYVIAHLAKRRPLLVVTPTTKDAEALVDDIGAFAGTDAVALFPSWETLPHERLSPQPATVGQRLRVLDQLRRDALRIVVAPVRAVLQPMDPRLAERVPLTISAGWDGGPTVLVDQLATLGYTRSSLVTQRGEFASRGGIVDVFPTTGDHPVRIEFWGDDVDGLREFAIADQRALETVEEVVIHAARELVLDAETAGTARKMAEQVPALADQLNMLADGVAFEGVEGLVTAIHPTPAHLPDLMPERTGLVIVDPTQSHDRAAQLVDQAAELMITDWEQLAAAAGTDGRAAVDAAHERNERAGFADLDEVVEGYERGGTGKVWRLTPFTTADSFVKLTARPWDTFKGDVVSAAQTVKRYLAGTDDRDPMTVVLTTAGHGPALRLAEVLRAEGVPVDVPKRPDDPDVDPLSLVPNSPDGRAHIVECDLRTGFLSEREGICLLGEFDLFGPRRTRAGRRLPSRRAAQQAVLDLEEGDPVVHSVHGVGRYVGMVTRELRGTTTLGGGSAGKITRDYVIVEYAGADRLFVPSDQVDTLAKYVGGEDPKVMRMGGADWDRARGKVKAAVEEMASELIRLYQARMHSPGHAFSPDSTWQTELEQAFPYPETPDQMEAIEAVKEDMESPVPMDRLVCGDVGFGKTEVAVRAAAKAVFDHKQCAVLVPTTLLAQQHGETFTERFSGFPVNIAVLSRFASQKEQKEILDGLAAGTVDLVIGTHRLLSKDIEFKDLGLLIVDEEQRFGVTHKERLKQMKTSVDVLTMSATPIPRTMEMAITGIRDLSTIETAPEERQPIVTQVGPMDENLAALAVRREMLREGQVFWLHNSVRTIHAAAERIRELVPGVRVGIGHGQMGESELEQVMLDFWHREFDVLVATTIIESGLDIPNANTLIVERADLFGLAQLYQLRGRVGRSRARGYAYLFHPADASLTEEAYKRLESIATHTQLGSGMSIALKDLEIRGAGSMLGADQSGSVATVGFEAYSQLMAEAVTELTQGKPTEREPEVKVDLPIDAHIPKDYIADEGLRLEAYRTIASVRDARGVKNARAELKDRYGPLPDPVDRLLTVAALKAALRRWGVTEISTTPRRTVRIHPVKLTESQQVRLQRTDRNALHNPAAELVELRMPAKGSVDLIGWLAKRLKDLFASK; encoded by the coding sequence ATGAGCGCCGCCCCGCTGCCCGCCACCGATGTGCGCGGCCCCCTTGCCTCCCTGCTCTCGCGCGCGGGGGAGGACTTCGACGACCTCGCCTTCACCAGCGAGGCCACCGTCAGTCCCCCGCTGCGACCCTACGTCATCGCCCACCTCGCCAAGCGGCGTCCGCTGCTGGTCGTCACCCCCACCACCAAGGACGCCGAGGCGCTCGTCGACGACATCGGCGCCTTCGCCGGCACCGACGCCGTCGCCCTGTTCCCCTCCTGGGAGACGCTGCCCCACGAGCGCCTCTCGCCCCAGCCCGCCACGGTCGGCCAGCGCCTGCGGGTCCTCGACCAGCTGCGTCGCGACGCGCTCCGCATCGTCGTCGCCCCCGTCCGTGCGGTCCTGCAGCCCATGGACCCCCGGCTGGCCGAACGGGTACCGCTGACGATCTCCGCCGGCTGGGACGGTGGGCCCACCGTGCTGGTCGACCAGCTCGCCACCCTCGGCTACACCCGTTCCTCGCTGGTCACCCAGCGCGGTGAGTTCGCCTCGCGTGGTGGGATCGTCGACGTCTTCCCGACCACCGGTGACCACCCCGTCCGCATCGAGTTCTGGGGCGACGACGTCGACGGCCTGCGCGAGTTCGCCATCGCCGACCAGCGTGCCCTGGAGACGGTGGAGGAGGTGGTCATACACGCGGCCCGCGAGCTGGTGCTGGATGCCGAGACCGCCGGCACCGCCCGCAAGATGGCCGAGCAGGTCCCGGCGCTTGCGGACCAGCTGAACATGCTGGCCGATGGCGTTGCCTTCGAGGGCGTGGAGGGGCTGGTCACCGCCATCCACCCCACCCCGGCGCACCTGCCTGACCTGATGCCCGAACGCACCGGGCTGGTCATCGTCGACCCCACCCAGTCCCACGACCGCGCCGCCCAGCTGGTCGACCAGGCCGCCGAGCTGATGATCACCGACTGGGAGCAGCTGGCGGCTGCCGCCGGCACCGACGGGCGGGCTGCCGTCGACGCCGCCCACGAACGCAACGAGCGTGCCGGGTTCGCCGACCTCGACGAGGTCGTGGAGGGCTACGAGCGGGGTGGCACCGGCAAGGTCTGGCGGCTGACCCCGTTCACGACGGCCGACTCCTTCGTCAAGCTGACCGCCCGCCCGTGGGACACCTTCAAGGGCGATGTCGTCAGCGCCGCCCAGACCGTCAAGCGGTACCTCGCCGGCACCGACGACCGTGACCCGATGACGGTGGTGCTGACCACCGCCGGCCACGGCCCTGCCCTGCGCCTCGCAGAGGTCCTGCGCGCCGAGGGCGTCCCCGTCGACGTGCCCAAGCGGCCCGACGATCCCGACGTCGACCCCCTCTCCCTCGTCCCGAACAGCCCCGACGGCCGGGCTCACATCGTCGAGTGCGACCTGCGGACCGGCTTCCTCAGCGAACGCGAGGGCATCTGCCTGCTCGGCGAGTTCGACCTGTTCGGACCCCGGCGCACCCGCGCCGGCCGCCGGCTGCCGAGCCGCCGGGCCGCCCAGCAGGCAGTCCTCGACCTGGAGGAGGGCGACCCAGTCGTCCACAGCGTGCACGGCGTCGGCCGCTACGTCGGCATGGTCACCCGCGAGCTGCGCGGGACCACGACCCTCGGTGGCGGCAGCGCCGGCAAGATCACCCGCGACTACGTCATCGTGGAGTACGCCGGTGCCGACCGGCTGTTCGTGCCCTCCGACCAGGTCGACACCCTCGCCAAGTACGTCGGCGGCGAGGACCCCAAGGTCATGCGGATGGGCGGGGCCGACTGGGACCGCGCCCGGGGCAAGGTCAAGGCCGCCGTCGAGGAGATGGCCAGCGAGCTGATCCGCCTGTACCAGGCGCGGATGCACTCGCCCGGCCATGCCTTCAGCCCCGACTCGACGTGGCAGACCGAGCTCGAGCAGGCCTTCCCGTACCCCGAGACCCCCGACCAGATGGAGGCCATCGAGGCGGTCAAGGAGGACATGGAGTCCCCGGTCCCCATGGACCGCCTGGTCTGCGGTGACGTCGGGTTCGGCAAGACCGAGGTGGCCGTGCGCGCCGCCGCCAAGGCCGTGTTCGACCACAAGCAGTGCGCGGTCCTGGTGCCGACCACGCTGCTGGCCCAGCAGCACGGGGAGACCTTCACCGAACGGTTCAGCGGGTTCCCCGTCAACATCGCGGTGCTCAGCCGGTTCGCCAGCCAGAAGGAGCAGAAGGAGATCCTCGACGGGCTCGCCGCCGGCACCGTCGACCTGGTCATCGGGACCCACCGCCTGCTGAGCAAGGACATCGAGTTCAAGGACCTCGGCCTGCTGATCGTCGACGAGGAGCAGCGATTCGGCGTCACCCACAAGGAGCGCCTCAAGCAGATGAAGACCTCGGTGGACGTGCTGACCATGTCGGCCACCCCGATCCCGCGGACCATGGAGATGGCGATCACGGGCATCCGTGACCTGTCCACCATCGAGACCGCCCCCGAGGAACGGCAGCCGATCGTCACCCAGGTCGGCCCGATGGACGAGAACCTGGCCGCGCTCGCCGTCCGCCGGGAGATGCTGCGCGAGGGACAGGTCTTCTGGCTGCACAACTCCGTTCGGACCATCCACGCGGCCGCCGAGCGCATCAGGGAGCTGGTCCCCGGCGTGCGCGTCGGGATCGGCCACGGGCAGATGGGTGAGTCCGAGCTCGAGCAGGTGATGCTGGACTTCTGGCATCGCGAGTTCGACGTCCTCGTCGCCACGACCATCATCGAGTCGGGGCTGGACATCCCCAACGCCAACACCCTGATCGTCGAACGTGCCGACCTGTTCGGCCTGGCGCAGCTGTACCAGCTGCGCGGCCGTGTCGGACGGTCCCGCGCCCGCGGCTACGCCTACCTGTTCCACCCCGCCGACGCGTCGTTGACCGAGGAGGCCTACAAGCGGCTGGAGTCCATCGCCACCCACACCCAGCTGGGGTCGGGCATGTCGATCGCGCTCAAGGACCTCGAGATCCGCGGTGCCGGCTCGATGCTGGGTGCCGACCAGTCCGGCTCGGTGGCCACCGTCGGCTTCGAGGCCTACAGCCAGCTGATGGCCGAGGCCGTCACCGAGCTGACCCAGGGCAAGCCGACCGAGCGCGAACCCGAGGTCAAGGTCGACCTGCCCATCGACGCCCACATCCCCAAGGACTACATCGCCGACGAGGGGCTGCGGCTGGAGGCCTACCGGACCATCGCCAGCGTCCGCGACGCCCGCGGCGTCAAGAACGCCAGGGCCGAGCTCAAGGACCGCTACGGCCCGCTGCCCGACCCGGTGGACCGCCTGCTGACCGTGGCAGCGCTCAAGGCGGCCCTGCGGCGATGGGGTGTGACCGAGATCTCCACGACGCCACGGCGAACGGTGCGGATCCACCCGGTCAAGCTGACGGAATCCCAGCAGGTCCGGCTGCAACGGACCGACCGCAACGCCCTGCACAACCCCGCGGCGGAGCTCGTCGAGCTGCGCATGCCGGCCAAGGGATCGGTCGACCTGATCGGGTGGCTGGCCAAGCGGCTCAAGGACCTGTTCGCGAGCAAGTAG